In Lolium rigidum isolate FL_2022 chromosome 3, APGP_CSIRO_Lrig_0.1, whole genome shotgun sequence, the genomic window GTCGTAAATAAGACTTCTGCGATAATGTACAAACCTCCTAGTTAAACCAGTCCAAGGTTTGACGCTCTATTGTGGAAAGGGAGATGATCTCTCGCGTAGGGTTTAATTCGCCACAATTGTACATGTGCTGATAGGCATGCATGCGGCGATACCTGGATATATATATACCCAAAGATGGGTCATTGAGGCCGTATGCTTGTCtaactcacttggttagggaagaggATGTACAATCCAGTCAACCAAATTTAAGTACACACGGATGCAGATTATCGTTTTAGGGGCTTCCTCTACCACATTTCTTTTAAAAACAGCTTGTATGTTGCACAGTTGTGGATCGGGTGCCACTGCAACGGGTCTCAAATACCATCAACCAAACTACTCGACGGTGGGATACTGCGAAATTGGACATCTTTTTCTTGCTCATGGATGCACATCTGATCCACTATATCAATCAACATGGTTTTGAAAAATTAACAGACATTTCGACCATAAAAGAATGTTGGAGATCTATCTAAATTCTAATAAATATATACACTaaaagtatctagatacatttaaatctaGATAAACTTGCATCATCCTTTTATAAATAGAGGCAGTAAGTTAATAAAAGAAGGGCGATTctagaaaaaaagaaagaatcacggttagagcatctccactcgtctccccgagaagcccccacgagccgttttttacatccgggCGACGAAatccggcccagtcgcgcccccggttcctcgatttcctccggatttgggcctaaattcatccgacgatcccacgccatccccgcccccccggggagcgctcggggactccggatggagcaaaatcaaccgcccacgcccacgtgtctcctctttcgtccggactccccggaccatcctctttttccccgagaaatgcCGCTTGGGGAGCgcacgactggaaatatactgcccgccatgccaaaaattgatccaattcgaacgaaaatttcgccggatttgagcgtggggagcgccaacgagtggggatgctcttacaccCGCCGCTTGCTGCCGTCCCCATCAACCATTCACCATATAGCACAGAGTCACATCACGGTACCTAATCTAGGTTTTACTCCaacgtctttttttttttttttttttttttgttttactcCAACGTCAATTCTCGATTCATGCCGAACTCACCAGAAGTACaactaacaatcaccaaacacgtTTCATACTAAATCAACCAAGCCAAAACCAAACTGGAGTAACACGTACGAAACTGCGCAACAGACACGTGAGTACGTCACTCAAGTTTCCAACCACAACAAGAATGTTTACAGTAGGCGGCGTCGTCACTGGCCGCCgccgacgaactcggcgatgcgAGTCATGAGGTCCCGCGCGTCGTCGAACATGGGAAAGAGGAAGAAGGCGTGGATGCCGTCCGGGTACTCCAGCACCGTCACGTCCTTCCCGCTGCCCATCAGCATCTCGCAGTACCGCCGCTGCCAGTCTTGCAGCGGGTCGTAGCCGCCGATGACGAGCAGCACCGGCGGGAACGCCGGGGAGTCTATACCTGCGGCTGCCTCAGGGGTGGTGCAGCACGCGGCCTCGTGAGAACGGTCGGCGCCGTGCGGGAGGAACGCGCGCCACATCCAGTCGGTGCGGGGCACGGACACGATCGGcgcgccgtggaggcggagctcgGAGGGCGTCCGCTCCTCGCCGCCGAAGAAGGGCTGGACGGCGATGACGCCCGCGAGCCGGACGTTCTTGAAAGTTTGGACGTCCGAGGCGTATCGCCTCGCGACGTGGTGCGAGATGTTGCCGCCGGCGCTGTCCCCGGCGAGGAAGCAGCGTGAGGCGTCGAGCGGCACGTCCGCGGGGTGGTTCTTGGGGTCATCGAGGAAGCGGAGGGCGGCGACGCCGTCGTCGTAGGGCGCCGGGAAGCGGTACTCCGGGGCGCGGCGGTAGTCGACGGAGAGCACGGCCGCCGAGGCGTACCGCGCGATGCGGCGGCACACGGCGTCGTAGGCCAGGGACGCGTTGGAGAGGAACGCGAACCCGCCGCCGTGGAAGAAGACGATCACGGGGAGAGGCGCGGTGCTGCCGGCTGGTCTAGCGGCAGGGTGGAAGAGGCGGGCGCGGAGGCGGATGGCCGGGTCGATGACGACGTCGCGGGAGGCGACGCCGCGGCACGGGGAGGAGAGGGCCGGGACGCGAGGGTCCAGCAGGGAGAGCACACGGCGGTTCACGGTGCCGTCGGCGCGGCGGGTCGCGTCGGATACGTAGTCCACGACCCTGAGGGATAGGCGCATGATGTGCGACATCGGCGGCTTCGGCTTTCTCCGCGGCGGAGGCTCCTCTGCCATTGTCGTGCCGCCGTCGGCCTCTCGAGTTCTTGCTGCGGGGTTGTTAaactataagtggattgcctagctctttccatcagatcggtcttttggaatagttggttagtgcatgaagcttaacagggGTTTAATCCGGTGTGTGTATTTGTAGTGGTCGGGTAGTCGTGTCGTGTGGAGGCTGGAGAGTTGAGAAAGTGGGTTATCGCTCTCGTCAGCACTGCTTTTCCTACTGCCAAATTACTTATGCTAGGTTAGGTGTCTTGTTGTCTGGGCAGGCACAAAGGCAGCATTGCAGCAACTATAGCACGATATTAAATTGTTTAGAAATAATTTCATTAGCTTGCTGAATTTTTTAAAGTACAGACTCATAACACAAACGAATATGCATCAGCTGGAAGCAAACCACCTCTCTATTTTTCTAAAGAGCAAAACCACCTTATGAATTCGAAATATCATTCAAACTCGTGCACTATGCCTAGCATCATGCTCTTTATGGGCTTCCATGGCACTCGAAAGGAGAATGGGCTGACTATCAACAATTGAAGGCCAGATTATCGGTCATCGTGATTTTGTCTCGGGTTGCTGCTATGTTTCACAATTGAACATTATTGTGTTCTTGGCTTGTGAGAAACCACAGAATCACTAAGTAAATGTAGCTTATAAGACAAACAGAGTGATAGAAGATTGTGAGGTTATGTTTAATCTATCTTTTCTTCGTAGTATACTGCTCCTGAACCTTTCTAAATTGCACTGCGGCATTAGCAATGATAGAAATCAAACGATATTAGCATATTAGTTTTGGACAAAAGCATATCATCATCAAAACCTAGATCAAGTTTGTTTAGAAATTGTTTTGCAAATACATGATTATTTGGCTCACAAATTATTTTTATCCTCTAATATTGGGTTGGAATTTGGATGATATATTTAGAGTAAATGTTAATACCTATTTCTTGTGAATTTTTTAATATGTGGCATTACTAGTTTGCCTAAAAAGAACATCTACTTTCACCTTTAAAAAGGAACTTCCACTTTTACGGGTAAGCTCTATTGCACGGTGTCCATGGGTAGGATTTTAAATCTCCCTACTAAAATCCTAATCAAATCCAAAAATTGTTGATACAAAATTTGGTTAATCCTTAAGAAGAATCAACAATATCACCATAATTAAATTATTTTCTAAAAATACAACATCATTGATCCATGAATATTTCCAAATTCTATGgagtttatttgtatttttcgcaGCCTACAGAAATTTTAGTGTTTTCACTGAACTTATAAGGATGAAACTTTTAATTCCAAATGGTCAGAACTGAAATTGGCTCAAAGGGCAGAGAGAAGAATAGTAGTGTTTCATCTGGATTTGCCAGAAAAGGGCGACTCTTTGTAAGAAAAAAATTGAACCCGTTTATCTTCAAGTGTAATGGTCTGCTATAATATCTTAAAAAAGATGCCCAATGTGGAGTAAGTCCAAAGCACAAAACGATTAATAGAGTGCAGTACCAAGTAAAATTGATAATGCGGTATTGGCATCGGCTAACCATGCATGTCTTGTATACCTAACTATGGTTAATATTGTAATAAACACTAACAACATAAGTAGTTGGGTATTCTATTTCTGTGAAAGAAGTTTCTGTAAGGCGCATTTTGAACCGTAATCTCTCTATTTCCAGGTATCAACCTAAAGAGCTAGCCAATCTCACTTCCGACGCTACCATGGCCACAACCCCTTCTGATATTGTTGTTGCTTCACCTCCAACATAACAATTGTACAAACATCTCGGTGGTCCTCGGCTCCGTCAACTTACTCCACTCAACATTGAGACCCTTCTTCCTCATTTTCCTCGGCAAGTCTAGCGCCCACCATCTCGTCGATGGCACCATCAACACTAAGCCCAGTGATACAACTTGGGTGTTCTAAGACTTCAACGTCCTCTCTAGGATGCATGTCAACAATACAGTGATAAGTTCCTTATAAACACCTTATATGGTCTATAATTTATATTTTCTTATTACTAACCAtacactagaaaccaccatcaaaCTATGCCGCTACAGACCTCTCCTATGTATTTagaatatataaatatatatcaaAATAGACGCACCCTAACCCGCAAACAATTTTGAAACTACATTCATGAAAGTGTTACACAATAGTCCGCAAAGATATCTAATTCTCTATTTGTTAAAGCATATTCTTAGTGAACTTTGGGTATAGATATTTTAAAGTGGAAATGTACGGAAAATAAAAAACTAATTTTTTTCTTAGAAGAACACTGTTTAAGTTCAgcaccatgcaagtgtcttttgtCAACACTGGATGTCATAATTGTATAACAAAATCTCTATAATAATATTTAGAAGCATTGATGTGCTAAATAATCCTAACTAATTAAGTAACCAAAAAACTATACCGGCCAATATAATGGTTTGGTGGAAATATGTTATAAATAATTACAAATGTTTAGTATAAATACAATTTATTTATATTACACCATACTTTTAATGTATGTGGGCTTGATTCTAGAAACCATTAACCGAGATACTTAGGATGTAGGCGGACACGTCCGTGATGTCCGTTGCATCAATTGCATCGGCCACGTTGAAAAGTTCCGCTGTCCGTAGAATCCATCTTTACTATTATACTGCAGTCCGTACGTCatcaaaaatgtttgatgtcaaagatcaGAAGAATCATGACTGTACAACAACAGCACCTCAACGTTTGAGCCGTCCGATGGCTTTCTTAGTAATTCGTCTCCTGTCATGCAATCAAATCAGTATCCTTGTTGACTTGTTACTGTGTAAAAAAATTAGTTAATACTCCCCAACATGTAATTGCATGCAATTAAATCAGTATCTCTTATTGCCATGTTATTATATGGAAGTATTTGCATGCAATCAAATCAGTATCCACTGCTGCCTTATTATCTTTCTCTACTTacttatctctactacttaaaaaaggGGAACCTGTTCCGTCGTCAACCACTCTCCCTGGTACGTCGTCGTTTCATCGCGCTTCGTCCTCCATCGCTAGTCTCTACTATACTTAAAAAAGGAGAACATGTTCCATCGTCAACCACTCTCCGTGGTACGTCGTCGTTTCGTCGCACTTCGTCCTCCATCGCTAGCACCCAAATGGACCCAAGCCCAACAAATCATGCACGCGATTACAATGCGTTCATGTCTGATGCGATGACACCGCCGCCCT contains:
- the LOC124696600 gene encoding probable carboxylesterase 18, with the translated sequence MAEEPPPRRKPKPPMSHIMRLSLRVVDYVSDATRRADGTVNRRVLSLLDPRVPALSSPCRGVASRDVVIDPAIRLRARLFHPAARPAGSTAPLPVIVFFHGGGFAFLSNASLAYDAVCRRIARYASAAVLSVDYRRAPEYRFPAPYDDGVAALRFLDDPKNHPADVPLDASRCFLAGDSAGGNISHHVARRYASDVQTFKNVRLAGVIAVQPFFGGEERTPSELRLHGAPIVSVPRTDWMWRAFLPHGADRSHEAACCTTPEAAAGIDSPAFPPVLLVIGGYDPLQDWQRRYCEMLMGSGKDVTVLEYPDGIHAFFLFPMFDDARDLMTRIAEFVGGGQ